From a single Cyclobacterium marinum DSM 745 genomic region:
- a CDS encoding FkbM family methyltransferase, with amino-acid sequence MKIKSQVEYWIHITGNKKNWTVVQIGANDGKTKDPLHKSILKNKKWKMLFVEPVPYLFEKLKTHYPDSTRFLFENTAINNGTRQEFYWVDQKAKYILGNLPDWYDQLGSFDKNHISKHLNGILTPFIVSTSIKGITLKTLLQKHGIQQIDLLRIDCEGHDWKILRQLDLTRFKPSLILFEMKHLNREELKAALLLLYNDYQVYQFEGDFLCFSKVGYNELSKKDIKYLLDFHSIESLKNKL; translated from the coding sequence TTGAAGATTAAATCCCAGGTTGAGTACTGGATTCATATTACTGGGAATAAGAAAAACTGGACGGTAGTACAAATTGGAGCCAATGACGGCAAAACCAAAGACCCACTTCATAAGTCTATTTTAAAAAATAAAAAATGGAAAATGCTTTTCGTAGAGCCCGTTCCCTACCTATTTGAAAAACTAAAGACCCATTACCCCGATTCAACTAGGTTTTTATTCGAAAACACCGCCATCAATAATGGCACAAGGCAGGAATTTTATTGGGTAGACCAAAAGGCCAAATACATCCTAGGCAATCTTCCGGACTGGTATGACCAATTGGGCTCCTTTGACAAAAACCATATCAGTAAACATCTGAACGGTATTTTAACCCCCTTTATTGTTTCCACAAGCATAAAGGGAATTACCCTGAAAACTTTGCTTCAAAAGCATGGAATTCAACAAATCGATCTATTGCGGATAGATTGTGAAGGCCACGACTGGAAAATACTTAGACAATTGGATTTGACCAGATTTAAACCCTCTCTTATATTATTTGAAATGAAACACTTGAACCGGGAAGAATTAAAAGCAGCACTTTTATTACTTTACAATGACTATCAGGTTTATCAGTTTGAGGGGGACTTTTTGTGCTTTTCAAAAGTCGGATATAACGAATTATCTAAAAAAGACATAAAATACCTTCTTGACTTTCATTCCATCGAGTCACTTAAAAACAAGCTTTAG